From a single Terriglobia bacterium genomic region:
- a CDS encoding alpha/beta hydrolase — MNSVEKTASEVAACDVTVSGHRVRYLRSGSGPAVVLLHGLLASAFSWRFTIPALAPHCTVYAPDVLGIGFSDRVPGLDCSMRASAARMIEYLDTLGLCEFDLVGTSHGGALATIVAAEIGKRIRRLVLVAPVNPWSRTGWKRTGVIATAPGGWLFRMTYLRLDRLNNWVLARLYADPTRIPPGTLAGYAEPLKIPGSVDYLLGVVRCWHRDVPALEPFYGNIRVPTLLVWGDRDAAVLPGSAAQVQRAVHGSKLVMMPGVGHLPYEESPAEFNRVLLEFLRSN, encoded by the coding sequence GTGAACTCTGTGGAAAAGACCGCCAGCGAGGTTGCCGCATGTGACGTCACCGTCTCCGGCCATCGCGTGCGCTACCTGCGCAGTGGCTCCGGTCCTGCCGTCGTGCTGCTTCACGGCCTGCTCGCCTCTGCCTTCTCCTGGCGATTTACCATCCCTGCGCTGGCGCCACATTGCACCGTGTACGCTCCCGACGTGCTCGGCATCGGCTTCTCGGACCGTGTTCCGGGCCTGGATTGCAGCATGCGGGCCTCGGCGGCGCGAATGATCGAATACCTGGACACGCTGGGACTTTGCGAGTTCGACCTGGTCGGCACCTCGCATGGGGGAGCACTGGCCACCATCGTGGCCGCCGAAATCGGAAAGCGCATTCGCCGCCTGGTGCTGGTGGCGCCGGTTAACCCCTGGTCGCGCACCGGATGGAAGCGCACTGGCGTGATTGCGACTGCGCCCGGCGGATGGCTCTTCCGCATGACCTATCTGCGACTGGATCGGCTGAACAACTGGGTTCTCGCCCGTCTTTACGCCGATCCGACCCGCATCCCGCCGGGAACGCTCGCAGGCTATGCCGAGCCGCTGAAGATCCCGGGGTCGGTGGATTACCTGCTCGGAGTGGTGCGCTGCTGGCACCGCGACGTCCCCGCTCTGGAGCCGTTCTATGGAAACATCCGCGTGCCCACGCTGCTGGTTTGGGGAGACCGCGATGCCGCCGTACTGCCAGGCTCGGCCGCACAGGTGCAGCGCGCCGTCCACGGCTCAAAGCTGGTCATGATGCCGGGCGTCGGCCACCTACCCTACGAGGAATCGCCTGCGGAATTTAACCGCGTGCTGCTGGAATTTCTTCGGAGCAATTAG
- a CDS encoding ABC transporter permease gives MEIVAPIDYAKQAVLEVQDYTLLAWRSVANLFAHPRYLSDTLQQADTIGVGSVPVVVLTGMFTGIVLALQSANSLARFGALSLTGQLVSLSMVRELGPVLTSLLVAGRNSSGMASELGSMKVTEQIDAMRALGTDPTKKLVTPRVVATVVMMFFLTIISDLVGLIGGFLVAYFILKLDSNQYWNSAYQSLVYADVFMGLTKPLLFGFILSTIGCFYGMTAHGGTQGVGRATTQAVVASSVLILMVDAFYTRLLLSIFGMH, from the coding sequence ATGGAAATCGTCGCGCCCATTGACTACGCGAAGCAGGCAGTGCTGGAGGTGCAGGACTATACCCTGCTTGCCTGGCGGTCCGTCGCCAACCTGTTTGCGCACCCGCGCTATCTTTCCGACACCTTGCAGCAGGCCGACACCATCGGCGTGGGATCGGTGCCGGTGGTGGTGCTGACCGGCATGTTCACCGGCATCGTGCTGGCGCTGCAAAGCGCGAATTCGCTGGCGCGTTTCGGCGCCTTGTCGCTGACCGGGCAACTGGTGTCGCTGTCCATGGTGCGCGAACTCGGCCCGGTGCTGACGTCGCTGCTGGTCGCCGGCCGCAACTCCTCCGGCATGGCCAGCGAACTGGGCTCGATGAAGGTGACCGAGCAGATCGATGCCATGCGCGCGCTGGGCACCGACCCAACGAAGAAGCTGGTGACCCCGCGAGTGGTGGCGACGGTCGTCATGATGTTCTTCCTCACCATCATTTCCGACCTGGTGGGATTGATCGGCGGTTTCCTGGTCGCATACTTCATCCTCAAGCTCGACAGCAACCAGTATTGGAACAGCGCCTATCAATCGCTGGTGTACGCCGACGTGTTCATGGGCCTGACCAAGCCGCTGCTGTTCGGCTTTATCCTGTCCACGATCGGCTGCTTTTACGGCATGACGGCGCACGGCGGCACCCAGGGAGTCGGCCGCGCCACCACTCAGGCGGTGGTGGCCTCCTCGGTGCTGATCCTGATGGTGGACGCCTTCTACACCCGGCTGCTGCTCTCCATCTTCGGCATGCACTGA
- a CDS encoding ATP-binding cassette domain-containing protein yields the protein MSVAPLQPANGHQQEYTIVFDDVAIAFDENVVLDGISFRLHKGETKMLLGVAGSGKSTILKLALGLLKPDRGSIWVLGQDVTRMKEEELFDLRRRIGMVFQESALFDSATVRENVAYRLIEEHVPADETERRVREALRFVELEHTLDLFPAELSGGMRRRVAIARAIVAQPEVLLYDSPTGGLDPVTSTTIIELVVKQRDVYHTSALLVTHRLQDAFTMATHYFDTRANEMRPLPDKKVNLETTFIILRDGKVIFDGTTLELARSKDEYIREYIS from the coding sequence ATGTCCGTCGCGCCTCTCCAGCCCGCCAATGGCCACCAGCAGGAATACACCATCGTATTCGACGACGTGGCCATCGCCTTCGACGAGAACGTCGTGCTCGACGGCATTTCTTTCCGGCTCCATAAGGGGGAAACCAAGATGCTGCTGGGCGTGGCCGGCTCCGGCAAAAGCACCATCCTGAAACTGGCGCTGGGGCTGCTGAAGCCGGACCGCGGGAGCATCTGGGTGCTGGGCCAGGATGTCACCCGGATGAAAGAAGAGGAACTGTTTGACTTACGGCGGCGCATCGGGATGGTATTTCAGGAGAGCGCTCTGTTTGACTCGGCCACGGTGCGGGAAAACGTCGCGTATCGTCTGATCGAAGAGCACGTTCCCGCGGACGAGACCGAACGGCGGGTACGCGAGGCATTGCGCTTCGTCGAGCTGGAACACACGCTCGATCTGTTTCCCGCGGAGCTGTCCGGCGGGATGCGGCGCCGCGTGGCGATTGCGCGCGCCATTGTCGCCCAGCCGGAGGTGCTGCTGTACGACTCGCCGACCGGAGGCTTGGACCCGGTGACGTCAACCACGATCATCGAACTGGTGGTCAAGCAACGCGACGTTTATCACACCAGCGCGCTGCTGGTGACGCACCGACTGCAGGACGCCTTCACCATGGCGACCCATTACTTCGATACCCGGGCCAACGAGATGCGCCCGCTGCCCGACAAGAAGGTCAACCTGGAGACCACGTTCATTATTTTGCGCGACGGCAAGGTGATCTTCGACGGCACCACGCTGGAGCTGGCGCGCTCGAAGGACGAGTACATCCGGGAGTACATCTCTTGA
- a CDS encoding four helix bundle protein: MQDFTRLDVWQRAHSMTLDLYRKTKLFLRDEVYGLSSQIRRSASSIGANIAEGCGREGEAELGRFLQIALGSASELQYHLLLARDLSYITAVDYERLATEVTGVKRMLTSLVQKVRAASTR; the protein is encoded by the coding sequence ATGCAAGACTTCACGAGGCTGGATGTCTGGCAGAGAGCGCACTCGATGACCTTGGACCTGTATCGAAAAACCAAGTTGTTTCTTCGTGACGAGGTTTACGGTTTGAGCAGTCAAATTCGCCGCTCGGCCAGCTCGATCGGCGCCAACATTGCTGAGGGGTGCGGCAGAGAAGGCGAAGCGGAATTGGGCCGGTTTCTTCAGATTGCTCTCGGCTCTGCTAGCGAACTGCAATATCACCTCTTGCTGGCTCGCGACCTGTCGTACATAACCGCGGTCGACTACGAACGTCTTGCCACAGAGGTCACAGGTGTGAAAAGAATGCTGACTTCGTTGGTGCAGAAGGTTCGAGCGGCATCAACACGTTAG
- the topA gene encoding type I DNA topoisomerase translates to MLSNLVIVESPAKAKTIAKYLGRGYDVEASLGHVKDLPKSTLGVDIVNDFATDYVIIPGKEKVLARLKKMAKSADAVYLAPDPDREGEAIAAHLAEEFSHDGKKGKKRDERIHRVTFNEITKRAVQEAFQHPRGIDWNLVDAQQTRRVLDRLVGYQVSPLLWDKVRRGLSAGRVQTVALRLVVDREREIKAFDKKEYWTIDAHLVGAKPPAFDARFIGIGEGKTEIPNEEESKKIVDALRQAAWSVRSVDKRERRRSPAPPFTTSKFQQDASRKLRFSVKRSMMIAQRLYEGIDLGEEDTVGLITYMRTDSVRVSNDALAEVREHIGREYGPQYLPESPNVYKSKKEAQEAHEAIRPTSAARTPESVKQYLKEDEYKVYKLVWQRFVASQMNPAVFDQTSVDIEAKSNGTSYLFRVTGSVLKFDGFLKVYEEAKEGKDEEDEALKHKLPVLEAGQKLTLKDVKPEQHFTEPPPRYNEASLVKELEERGIGRPSTYAAIISTIQERQYVQKVGGKFVPTEIGLVVTDLLVENFKDIFDFQYTARLEEELDEIGEGKEKWTDALGDFYKKFQKDLRYAEKHMENIKRMEKPTDEKCERCGAPLVIKWGRHGSFYACSTYDKDDPNTCTFTKENPIDLPDLDSADMQETTQEEYCENCGRTMVLKRGRFGQFMACTGYPDCKTTRRLDQGKKIPDIPLEEKCPKCERNMVLRHGRYGEFISCSGYPECKYVKQNYIGVKCPQCQDGELVEKKARRRGNTFYGCSNYPKCKFTSAHKPVAETCPQCGSPYLVEKNLKSGPVVACPNNKRTTADEDEKPKRRRKKVEEEESAVKCDYSRPLQPQAGAVA, encoded by the coding sequence ATTTTGTCCAACTTAGTCATTGTCGAGTCGCCGGCCAAGGCCAAGACGATCGCCAAGTATCTCGGTCGCGGATACGACGTAGAGGCCTCGCTCGGGCACGTCAAAGACCTTCCCAAGAGCACTCTGGGCGTCGATATTGTCAACGATTTCGCCACCGATTACGTCATCATTCCCGGCAAGGAAAAGGTTCTGGCCCGGCTGAAGAAGATGGCCAAGTCAGCCGACGCCGTGTACCTGGCGCCCGACCCGGACCGCGAAGGCGAAGCCATCGCCGCGCATCTGGCCGAGGAATTTTCCCATGACGGTAAAAAAGGGAAGAAGCGTGACGAGCGGATTCACCGGGTCACGTTCAACGAAATCACCAAGCGCGCGGTGCAGGAAGCCTTCCAGCATCCGCGCGGCATTGACTGGAACCTGGTGGACGCGCAGCAGACGCGACGCGTGCTCGACCGGCTGGTGGGCTACCAGGTGTCGCCGCTGCTCTGGGACAAAGTCCGCCGCGGACTCTCCGCCGGACGCGTGCAGACGGTGGCGCTGCGGCTCGTTGTTGACCGCGAGCGCGAGATCAAGGCGTTCGACAAAAAGGAATACTGGACCATTGACGCGCACCTGGTGGGCGCCAAGCCACCGGCGTTTGACGCGCGCTTTATCGGGATCGGCGAGGGAAAGACCGAAATCCCGAACGAGGAAGAGTCGAAAAAGATCGTGGACGCGCTGCGCCAGGCGGCCTGGAGCGTGCGCTCGGTGGACAAGCGCGAGCGCCGCCGCTCGCCCGCCCCGCCGTTTACGACCAGCAAGTTCCAGCAGGACGCCTCGCGCAAGCTGCGCTTCAGCGTCAAGCGCAGCATGATGATCGCGCAGCGCCTGTACGAGGGCATTGATCTCGGCGAGGAAGACACGGTCGGCCTGATCACCTACATGCGTACCGATTCGGTGCGCGTATCCAACGACGCCTTGGCGGAAGTTCGCGAGCATATAGGGCGTGAGTACGGTCCGCAGTACCTGCCGGAATCCCCGAACGTGTACAAGTCCAAGAAGGAGGCGCAGGAGGCGCACGAGGCCATCCGCCCGACCTCAGCCGCGCGCACGCCGGAATCCGTCAAGCAGTACCTGAAGGAAGACGAATACAAGGTTTACAAGCTAGTCTGGCAGCGCTTCGTCGCCTCGCAGATGAATCCCGCGGTGTTCGACCAGACCAGCGTGGACATCGAAGCGAAATCGAACGGAACCTCGTACCTGTTCCGCGTGACCGGCTCGGTGCTGAAGTTCGACGGCTTCCTGAAGGTTTACGAGGAGGCGAAGGAAGGCAAGGACGAAGAGGACGAGGCGCTCAAGCACAAGCTGCCGGTGCTGGAAGCGGGGCAGAAGCTGACGCTCAAGGACGTGAAACCGGAGCAGCACTTCACCGAACCGCCGCCACGCTACAACGAAGCGTCGCTGGTGAAGGAACTGGAAGAGCGGGGCATAGGACGGCCGTCCACTTATGCGGCCATCATCAGCACCATCCAGGAGCGCCAGTACGTGCAGAAGGTGGGCGGGAAATTCGTGCCCACCGAGATCGGCCTGGTGGTCACCGACCTGCTGGTGGAGAACTTCAAGGACATCTTCGATTTCCAATACACCGCGCGGCTCGAGGAGGAGCTGGACGAGATCGGGGAGGGCAAGGAGAAGTGGACCGACGCGCTCGGCGACTTTTACAAGAAATTCCAGAAGGACCTCCGCTACGCCGAGAAGCACATGGAAAACATCAAGCGGATGGAAAAGCCCACCGATGAGAAGTGCGAGCGTTGCGGGGCGCCGCTGGTCATCAAGTGGGGCAGGCACGGTTCGTTCTACGCCTGCAGCACCTACGACAAGGACGATCCCAATACCTGTACCTTCACCAAGGAAAATCCCATTGACCTGCCGGACCTGGACTCGGCCGACATGCAGGAGACCACGCAGGAGGAATACTGCGAAAACTGCGGGCGCACGATGGTGCTCAAGCGCGGGCGCTTCGGGCAGTTCATGGCCTGCACCGGCTATCCAGACTGCAAGACCACGCGGCGGCTTGACCAAGGCAAGAAAATCCCCGACATTCCTCTGGAAGAAAAATGCCCGAAATGCGAGCGCAACATGGTGTTGCGGCACGGGCGCTACGGCGAGTTCATTTCCTGCAGCGGATATCCGGAATGCAAGTACGTCAAGCAGAACTACATTGGCGTGAAATGCCCGCAGTGCCAGGACGGCGAACTGGTGGAGAAGAAGGCGCGCCGCCGCGGCAACACTTTCTACGGCTGCTCGAACTACCCGAAGTGCAAGTTTACCTCGGCGCATAAGCCGGTGGCGGAAACCTGCCCGCAGTGCGGCAGCCCGTACCTGGTGGAGAAAAATCTCAAGTCGGGGCCGGTCGTTGCCTGTCCCAACAACAAGCGCACAACGGCGGATGAAGACGAGAAGCCCAAACGCCGCCGCAAGAAGGTCGAAGAAGAGGAAAGCGCTGTCAAGTGCGATTACTCCCGCCCGCTGCAACCGCAGGCCGGGGCGGTGGCGTAG
- a CDS encoding GAF domain-containing protein, whose protein sequence is MTKDVQIRFVAVVLALLTIAAGVFGWINCQKERQFAVPYDGVWWVEDSGRLVAERVEAEGPGGRAGIKAGDLLQGVNDHSIGSISELTRQMYRTGTWSKATYNLRRGGVTVNVPVVLVPFDKSLFVGLRFISLIYLGIGLYVLLRRWTAPKSTHFYVFCLVSFIFYAFHYTGKLNQFDWIVYWSNVVAELLQPALFLHFVLTFPEVKDQVKRRPWLVPVCYVPGLLLLAAHLVSLRLLAPSERLRYNLDRIEMLYLALFFIGAAGVLWHTYRHASTPILRQQMKWVTRGTILAIAPFTLFYVIPYMNGTQATVLMKVSVLSLVFLPLTFGYAIFRYRLMDVDVIFKRGMAYTLAAASIAGVYFAAIGLAAVLLNRHLPSTGTIGMIAVIVVTALLFDPVKKWFQESLDRFFYRKRYDYRKTLIEFGRELSSQLDLDTMLSSIVDRIARTLLVDRMAIFLAAPDSPQRFALAKSFGISELPDLDLSFLGRERPEMDAGHLFFDNTHAVVRETPGAQQTIAQLDLNYFIPCSVQGRTNAVMGLGKTSEGDFLSSEDVELLEALAGYVGIAIQNARLYASLEQKAAEYERLKDFNENIVESISVGVFAVDLEDKVEFWNSQMEVMYALPRWQALGKPLREVFPAGFLEEFYRVRTNPGIHNLYKYRLHTPAGETRTTNIAIAPLVTKKFNVIGRLVLVDDITERIELESQLSQAEKMSSIGLLAAGVAHEVNTPLAVISSYTQMLSKQLRGDEKRYGLLDKIITQTFRASEIVNNLLNFSRTSGTEFGAVDLNKVIRETLALVEHQFKTAHVKVQEEICENLPTIHGNTGKLQQVFLNLFLNAKDAMPDGGTLRVSTANGNGVYVTVSDTGSGIAQEHIDRIYDPFFTTKNLPRDGRRGTGLGLSVTYGIIQEHAGKIRVESRVGSGTTFHLEFPLMRKAVNI, encoded by the coding sequence ATGACGAAGGATGTGCAAATCCGGTTTGTGGCGGTGGTTTTGGCCTTGCTGACCATCGCTGCGGGCGTCTTCGGCTGGATCAATTGCCAGAAAGAGCGCCAGTTCGCGGTTCCGTACGACGGCGTCTGGTGGGTGGAGGACAGCGGGCGCCTGGTCGCCGAACGGGTGGAGGCCGAGGGGCCCGGGGGGCGCGCTGGAATCAAGGCTGGGGATCTGCTGCAGGGCGTCAACGACCACTCTATCGGCAGTATCTCCGAACTGACACGGCAGATGTACCGCACCGGCACCTGGTCGAAGGCAACCTACAACCTGCGGCGCGGCGGGGTGACGGTCAACGTTCCGGTGGTTCTGGTGCCGTTTGACAAATCGCTGTTCGTCGGGCTGCGTTTCATCTCCCTGATCTACCTCGGCATCGGGCTGTATGTGCTGCTGCGGCGCTGGACCGCGCCCAAGTCCACGCACTTCTACGTGTTCTGCCTGGTTTCCTTCATCTTCTACGCCTTTCACTACACCGGGAAACTGAACCAGTTCGACTGGATCGTGTATTGGTCGAACGTGGTGGCGGAGCTGCTGCAGCCGGCGCTGTTCCTGCACTTCGTGCTCACCTTCCCGGAAGTGAAAGACCAGGTGAAGCGGCGCCCCTGGCTGGTGCCGGTTTGCTATGTGCCGGGACTGCTGCTGCTGGCAGCGCACTTGGTTTCGCTGCGGCTGCTGGCGCCGAGCGAACGGCTGCGCTACAACCTGGACCGTATCGAGATGCTGTACCTGGCGCTGTTCTTCATTGGGGCGGCGGGAGTGCTGTGGCACACCTACCGGCATGCGTCCACGCCCATCCTGCGCCAGCAGATGAAGTGGGTGACGCGCGGCACCATTCTCGCCATCGCGCCGTTCACCCTGTTTTACGTGATCCCGTACATGAACGGGACGCAGGCGACGGTGCTGATGAAGGTTTCGGTGCTGTCGTTGGTATTCCTACCGCTGACCTTTGGCTACGCCATCTTCCGCTACCGGCTGATGGACGTGGACGTGATCTTCAAGCGCGGCATGGCGTACACGCTGGCAGCGGCATCGATCGCGGGCGTGTACTTCGCGGCGATCGGGCTGGCGGCGGTGCTGCTGAACCGTCATCTGCCGAGCACCGGAACGATAGGCATGATCGCGGTGATCGTGGTCACCGCCCTGTTATTCGATCCGGTCAAGAAATGGTTCCAGGAAAGCCTGGACCGCTTCTTCTACCGCAAGCGGTACGACTACCGCAAGACGCTGATCGAGTTCGGGCGCGAACTGAGCTCGCAGCTTGATCTCGACACGATGCTGAGCTCGATCGTGGACCGCATCGCACGCACCCTGCTGGTGGACCGCATGGCGATATTCCTGGCGGCGCCGGATTCTCCCCAGCGCTTCGCGCTCGCCAAGTCATTCGGCATTTCCGAGCTGCCCGACCTCGACCTGAGCTTCCTCGGACGGGAGCGACCGGAGATGGATGCCGGGCACCTGTTCTTCGACAACACGCACGCGGTTGTGCGCGAGACACCGGGCGCGCAGCAAACCATCGCGCAGCTCGACCTCAACTATTTCATTCCGTGCTCGGTGCAGGGCCGGACGAATGCCGTCATGGGGCTGGGCAAGACCAGCGAGGGCGATTTCCTTTCCAGCGAAGACGTGGAACTGCTGGAGGCGCTGGCGGGATACGTCGGCATCGCCATCCAGAACGCGCGGCTGTATGCCTCGCTGGAGCAAAAGGCCGCCGAGTATGAGCGGCTGAAGGACTTCAACGAGAACATCGTGGAATCCATCAGCGTGGGCGTGTTCGCGGTGGACCTGGAAGACAAGGTCGAGTTCTGGAACTCGCAGATGGAAGTGATGTACGCGCTGCCGCGCTGGCAGGCGCTGGGCAAGCCGCTCCGCGAGGTCTTCCCTGCCGGGTTTCTGGAGGAGTTTTACCGCGTGCGCACCAACCCCGGCATTCACAACCTGTACAAGTACCGTCTGCATACGCCGGCGGGCGAGACGCGGACGACCAACATCGCCATCGCGCCCCTGGTAACGAAGAAGTTCAACGTGATCGGGCGGTTGGTGTTGGTGGACGATATCACCGAGCGCATCGAGTTGGAATCGCAGTTGAGCCAGGCGGAAAAGATGTCGTCGATCGGGCTGCTGGCGGCGGGGGTGGCGCACGAGGTCAACACCCCATTGGCGGTGATTTCGTCCTACACGCAGATGCTGTCGAAACAACTGCGGGGCGATGAGAAGCGCTACGGGCTGCTGGACAAGATCATCACCCAGACGTTCCGGGCATCGGAGATCGTCAACAACCTGCTGAATTTCTCGCGCACCAGCGGCACCGAATTCGGCGCGGTGGACTTGAACAAAGTGATCCGAGAAACGCTGGCGCTGGTGGAACACCAGTTCAAGACGGCGCACGTGAAGGTGCAGGAAGAAATCTGCGAAAATCTGCCGACCATCCACGGCAACACGGGCAAGCTGCAACAGGTATTCTTGAACTTGTTCCTGAACGCCAAGGACGCCATGCCGGACGGGGGCACTCTGCGGGTGAGCACCGCCAACGGCAACGGCGTGTATGTCACCGTGTCGGACACCGGGTCGGGGATCGCGCAGGAGCACATTGACCGCATCTACGACCCGTTCTTTACAACCAAGAATCTGCCGCGCGACGGACGGCGCGGGACCGGGCTGGGACTGTCGGTGACCTACGGAATCATCCAGGAGCACGCAGGCAAGATCCGGGTAGAGAGCCGGGTTGGAAGCGGGACCACATTCCACCTGGAGTTCCCACTGATGAGAAAGGCAGTGAATATTTGA
- the dprA gene encoding DNA-processing protein DprA — MTSLGRFCIVSTAQTLLDAHHLQWLALALTPSLGPNKCRRLVEHFGNTQAVFAASLTELEAAGLSAAAAQSIALGKSAELAQEEMVRAASVGAQIVTLDDPVYPPLLKQIYDPPVALYVRGDAVILSAPAIAMVGTRHPTPYGLGMAERLACDLSARGIIIVSGMARGVDTAAHRGAIAAKAKTAAVFGTGIDVYYPRENSRLAEQILALGGALLTEFPVGTFAAPQNFPIRNRIISGMSVGVLVVEAGEYSGTRITARCALEQNRELFAVPGNVTNRNSWGPNTLIKQGAKLTATWEDVWEELPNDVRQKLEAERPAATELGATASLFPSEAVPPQERKVLALLKPDESTQIDDIVERLEGVMSSSEIFAALFDLELAGKIRQLPGKNFVKSF, encoded by the coding sequence ATGACATCATTGGGGAGATTCTGCATCGTGTCCACAGCACAGACATTGCTCGACGCGCATCACCTCCAATGGCTGGCGCTCGCGCTCACCCCGTCGCTGGGCCCTAACAAATGCCGGCGGTTGGTGGAGCATTTCGGCAACACGCAAGCCGTCTTTGCCGCCAGCCTCACCGAACTCGAAGCTGCGGGACTGTCGGCTGCAGCAGCGCAGTCGATCGCGCTCGGCAAGTCGGCGGAACTGGCGCAGGAAGAGATGGTGCGAGCGGCCAGCGTGGGCGCGCAGATCGTGACCCTCGATGATCCCGTCTACCCGCCGCTGTTGAAGCAGATTTACGATCCGCCGGTGGCGCTGTACGTACGCGGCGATGCGGTAATCCTGTCAGCACCCGCGATCGCCATGGTCGGGACGCGGCACCCCACGCCGTACGGCCTGGGCATGGCCGAGAGACTTGCCTGCGACCTTTCGGCGCGCGGGATCATCATTGTTAGTGGCATGGCCCGCGGCGTGGACACGGCCGCGCACCGGGGCGCCATTGCCGCCAAGGCGAAAACCGCCGCCGTCTTCGGCACCGGCATCGATGTTTACTATCCCCGCGAAAACAGCAGGCTCGCCGAACAGATCCTCGCCCTCGGAGGCGCGCTGCTGACGGAATTCCCTGTGGGCACATTTGCCGCGCCGCAGAATTTTCCCATCCGCAACCGCATCATCAGCGGGATGTCGGTGGGCGTGCTGGTGGTGGAGGCCGGCGAGTACAGCGGAACGCGCATCACGGCGCGCTGCGCGCTGGAGCAAAACCGCGAACTGTTCGCCGTGCCGGGTAATGTTACGAACCGCAATTCGTGGGGCCCGAACACGCTCATCAAGCAGGGCGCAAAGTTGACGGCCACGTGGGAGGACGTCTGGGAGGAGCTGCCCAACGACGTTCGCCAGAAACTGGAGGCGGAACGTCCTGCTGCAACGGAATTGGGCGCCACGGCATCCCTTTTCCCGTCCGAGGCGGTGCCCCCGCAGGAACGAAAAGTGCTGGCGCTGCTGAAACCGGATGAGTCCACGCAGATCGACGACATCGTGGAGAGGCTGGAGGGCGTAATGTCGTCGTCGGAGATTTTTGCCGCGCTATTCGACTTGGAACTGGCGGGGAAAATCCGACAGTTGCCGGGCAAGAATTTTGTCAAGAGCTTTTGA
- a CDS encoding sigma-54 dependent transcriptional regulator: MSEAAVVTRRGAGREQAGAQGAILIVDDEASIRESLQTLLELEGFTVETAATGEEGLAKIAERPMDLVLLDFALPDRNGLEILRDIRDRDPELGVIMITAYGTVENAVAAMQAGATNFIQKPWDNEKLVADVRAVVGRRRAEEENIQLKRALKQRYNFENIVGKSEPMLKIFDLVAQVAPSRSTVLLQGESGTGKELIAKAIHMNSPRKDRPFVPVNTGSTPADLLESTLFGHVKGAFTSAVASKKGLFEIADRGTLFLDEIGTMSMETQAKILRVLQDRRFMHLGGVQEIQVDVRIIAATNVDLRQLTRDGRFREDLYYRLNVIMIDLPPLRQRREDIPLLVDHFIRKFAEENDRPVRQMAPEALRALLEYGWPGNVRELENVVERAVVLSSGPTVTLDLLPDHIVGRSAGLAVLEPRADASLFEIIEECERRIIVDMLEKCNGNQTEAAERFHIPLSTLNQKIKRLSIEIKKKARES; the protein is encoded by the coding sequence TTGAGCGAAGCCGCCGTTGTCACCCGCCGCGGCGCCGGGAGGGAGCAAGCCGGCGCGCAGGGTGCCATTCTGATTGTCGATGATGAGGCCTCCATCCGGGAGTCGCTGCAGACTCTGCTCGAACTGGAAGGCTTTACCGTGGAAACCGCCGCAACCGGCGAAGAAGGGCTGGCGAAGATCGCCGAGCGGCCCATGGACCTGGTGCTGCTGGATTTCGCGCTTCCCGACCGCAACGGGCTGGAAATTCTGCGCGACATCCGCGACCGCGATCCCGAGCTAGGCGTGATCATGATCACTGCCTACGGCACGGTGGAGAACGCGGTGGCCGCCATGCAGGCGGGCGCGACCAACTTCATCCAGAAGCCGTGGGACAACGAGAAGCTGGTGGCCGACGTGCGCGCCGTGGTCGGGCGACGGCGGGCCGAAGAAGAAAACATCCAGCTCAAGCGGGCGCTGAAGCAACGCTACAACTTCGAAAACATCGTCGGCAAAAGCGAGCCGATGCTGAAGATCTTCGACCTGGTGGCGCAGGTTGCGCCCAGCCGCTCCACGGTGCTGTTGCAGGGCGAAAGCGGAACCGGAAAAGAGCTGATCGCCAAGGCGATCCACATGAACTCGCCGCGCAAGGATCGCCCGTTCGTGCCGGTCAACACTGGCTCGACTCCGGCAGACCTGCTGGAATCCACCCTCTTCGGCCACGTCAAGGGCGCGTTTACCAGCGCGGTGGCGTCGAAGAAGGGGTTGTTCGAAATCGCCGACCGCGGCACGCTGTTCCTGGACGAAATCGGCACCATGAGCATGGAGACGCAGGCCAAAATCCTGCGCGTGCTGCAGGACCGGAGATTCATGCACCTGGGCGGGGTACAGGAAATCCAAGTGGACGTACGCATCATCGCCGCCACCAACGTGGATCTGCGGCAGCTTACGCGCGACGGGAGGTTCCGCGAAGACCTCTACTACCGGCTCAACGTGATCATGATCGATCTGCCGCCGTTGCGGCAGCGGCGCGAGGACATTCCACTGCTGGTGGACCACTTCATTCGCAAGTTCGCCGAGGAGAATGATCGCCCGGTGCGGCAGATGGCACCCGAGGCGCTGCGCGCGCTGCTGGAGTACGGCTGGCCGGGAAACGTGCGCGAACTGGAGAATGTGGTGGAGCGCGCCGTGGTGCTGTCCTCGGGGCCGACGGTCACGCTCGATCTGCTGCCGGACCACATCGTCGGGCGCAGCGCCGGATTGGCGGTGCTGGAACCGCGCGCCGACGCTTCCCTGTTCGAGATCATCGAGGAATGCGAGCGGCGGATCATCGTGGACATGCTGGAGAAGTGCAATGGGAACCAGACCGAGGCGGCCGAGCGCTTCCACATTCCCCTGTCCACGCTCAATCAGAAGATCAAGCGGCTGAGCATCGAAATCAAGAAGAAAGCCAGAGAGTCGTAA